A part of Chitinimonas koreensis genomic DNA contains:
- a CDS encoding GGDEF/EAL domain-containing response regulator: MVVNPELSIMVVEDSAVQRLHALDLLANLGVQRTLEAENGRHALEVLACSEKPDILITDLEMPDMDGVELIRHIAEQHMVSALIVVSSRETTLLSTVETMALEHGLTVLGIAQKPLSYDNLGVLIDKFHADAQATAQTESNYAFTPADLRQAIVARELVLHYQPKVTTHSGVMRGVEALVRWQHPVHGLLSPYHFIPLAEENGVIDELTDWVLEAALKQLRDWHARGLTISVAVNLSAKSLSTPDLTDRIAAVTNRIGIEPKYLVLEITETAVMSDLALSLGTLARLRLKGFGLSIDDFGTGFSSMQQLSRIPFTELKIDRSLVHGASEKPHLHVMLQSTIEMGKKLHLTTLAEGVENPADWQLIRLLGCDVAQGFYVAKPMAGDALAGWLKQGTQHLRPPRPGMG; encoded by the coding sequence ATGGTTGTGAACCCGGAACTGAGCATCATGGTGGTGGAAGACAGCGCGGTGCAGCGCCTGCACGCGCTGGACCTGCTCGCCAATCTCGGCGTGCAGCGCACGCTGGAAGCCGAGAACGGCCGGCATGCGCTGGAAGTGCTGGCCTGCAGCGAAAAGCCCGACATCCTGATCACCGACCTCGAGATGCCCGACATGGACGGCGTCGAGCTGATCCGCCACATCGCCGAGCAGCACATGGTGAGCGCGCTGATCGTGGTGTCGAGCCGCGAGACCACGCTGCTGTCGACGGTCGAGACCATGGCGCTCGAGCACGGCCTGACGGTGCTCGGCATCGCCCAGAAGCCGCTGTCGTACGACAACCTCGGCGTGCTGATCGACAAGTTCCACGCCGATGCGCAGGCGACCGCGCAGACCGAATCGAACTACGCCTTCACCCCGGCCGACCTGCGCCAGGCCATCGTCGCGCGCGAGCTGGTGCTGCACTACCAGCCCAAGGTCACCACCCATTCGGGCGTGATGCGCGGCGTCGAGGCGCTGGTGCGCTGGCAGCACCCGGTGCACGGCCTCCTGTCGCCCTACCATTTCATCCCGCTGGCCGAGGAGAACGGCGTCATCGACGAGCTGACCGACTGGGTGCTCGAGGCGGCGCTCAAGCAGTTGCGTGACTGGCATGCGCGCGGGCTGACCATCAGCGTGGCGGTCAACCTGTCGGCCAAGTCGCTGTCGACGCCGGACCTGACCGACCGCATCGCAGCGGTCACCAACCGGATCGGCATCGAGCCCAAGTACCTGGTGCTGGAGATCACCGAGACCGCGGTGATGAGCGACCTGGCGCTGTCGCTCGGCACGCTGGCGCGGCTGCGGCTCAAGGGCTTCGGCCTGTCGATCGACGATTTCGGCACCGGCTTCTCGTCGATGCAGCAGCTGTCGCGCATCCCGTTCACCGAGCTGAAGATCGACCGCTCGCTGGTGCACGGCGCGTCCGAGAAGCCGCACCTGCACGTGATGCTGCAGAGCACGATCGAGATGGGCAAGAAGCTGCACCTGACCACGCTGGCCGAGGGCGTCGAGAACCCGGCCGACTGGCAGCTGATCCGGCTGCTCGGCTGCGACGTGGCGCAGGGCTTCTACGTCGCCAAGCCGATGGCGGGCGATGCGCTGGCCGGCTGGCTCAAGCAGGGCACCCAGCATCTGCGGCCGCCGCGGCCTGGCATGGGGTGA
- a CDS encoding protein-glutamate methylesterase/protein-glutamine glutaminase translates to MPINVLIVDDSAVVRQVMSEELGRESDIRVIGTAADPIYAQERMKLAWPDVIVLDIEMPRMDGITFLKKLMSERPTPVVICSSLTEKGAAITVEALSSGALGIITKPSIGVRDFLQDSSSDLVCAIRAAYAANGRLRLLRTVPPPPARPSGPSSYVNEKIQSPKLTADAILDAPSGVNPMIGTTERVVALGVSTGGVQALEQVLPALGSLCPALAIVQHMPEKFTATFAQRLNGLCKIEVKEAEHNDRLARGRALIAPGGKHLVVKRAPTHYYVEVVDGPLVSRHRPSVDVLFRSVAKCAGKNALGIIMTGMGDDGARGLKELRDAGGRTVAQDEASCIVFGMPKEAIRLGAAESVAGLDSIAGLIEAAGRFGPGAG, encoded by the coding sequence ATGCCCATCAATGTGCTGATCGTCGACGACTCGGCCGTGGTCCGCCAGGTCATGAGCGAAGAGCTCGGCCGCGAGTCCGACATCCGCGTGATCGGGACGGCCGCCGACCCGATCTACGCCCAGGAACGCATGAAGCTGGCCTGGCCCGACGTGATCGTGCTCGACATCGAGATGCCGCGCATGGACGGCATCACCTTCCTCAAGAAACTGATGAGCGAACGGCCGACGCCGGTGGTGATCTGCTCGAGCCTGACCGAGAAGGGCGCCGCGATCACCGTGGAGGCGCTGTCCTCGGGCGCGCTCGGCATCATCACCAAGCCCTCGATCGGGGTGCGCGACTTCCTGCAGGACAGCTCGTCCGACCTGGTCTGCGCGATCCGCGCCGCCTACGCCGCCAACGGCCGGCTGCGGCTGCTGCGCACCGTGCCGCCGCCGCCGGCGCGGCCCAGCGGCCCGAGTTCCTACGTCAACGAGAAGATCCAGTCGCCCAAGCTGACCGCCGATGCCATCCTCGACGCGCCGAGCGGGGTCAACCCGATGATCGGCACCACCGAGCGGGTGGTCGCGCTCGGCGTCTCCACCGGCGGCGTGCAGGCGCTCGAGCAGGTGCTGCCGGCGCTGGGCAGCCTGTGCCCGGCGCTGGCCATCGTCCAGCACATGCCCGAGAAGTTCACCGCCACCTTCGCCCAGCGGCTCAACGGCCTGTGCAAGATCGAGGTCAAGGAAGCCGAGCACAACGACCGGCTGGCCCGCGGCCGCGCGCTGATCGCGCCGGGCGGCAAGCACCTGGTGGTCAAGCGCGCGCCGACCCACTACTACGTCGAGGTGGTCGACGGCCCGCTGGTGAGCCGGCACCGGCCCTCGGTCGACGTGCTGTTCCGTTCGGTGGCGAAATGCGCCGGAAAGAATGCGCTGGGCATCATCATGACCGGCATGGGCGACGACGGCGCGCGCGGCCTCAAGGAACTGCGCGACGCCGGCGGCCGCACGGTGGCGCAGGACGAGGCCAGCTGCATCGTGTTCGGCATGCCCAAGGAAGCGATCCGGCTCGGCGCCGCCGAATCGGTCGCCGGGCTCGATTCGATCGCCGGCCTGATCGAGGCTGCAGGCCGGTTTGGACCGGGCGCAGGTTGA
- a CDS encoding chemotaxis protein CheD, with amino-acid sequence MSFQIDIFLQPGEVYFGDADTRIRTLLGSCVAVTWWHPKRRIGGMCHYLLPQRPHNSPRGDAVPDGRYADEAFQLAMRYIQSAGTLPADYVVKMFGGGQVLITDKGKLPAVGERNIEYGKQWLAGHGFRLSREHLAGQGHRHIVFDVATGDVWVRFRPQDGIALSKPDK; translated from the coding sequence ATGAGCTTCCAGATCGACATCTTCCTGCAGCCCGGCGAAGTCTATTTCGGCGACGCCGACACCCGCATCCGCACCCTGCTGGGCTCCTGCGTGGCGGTGACCTGGTGGCATCCCAAGCGCCGCATCGGCGGCATGTGCCACTACCTGCTGCCGCAGCGGCCGCACAATTCGCCGCGCGGCGACGCCGTGCCGGACGGCCGCTATGCCGACGAAGCCTTCCAGCTGGCCATGCGCTATATTCAATCGGCCGGCACGCTGCCGGCCGACTACGTGGTCAAGATGTTCGGCGGCGGCCAGGTGTTGATCACCGACAAGGGCAAGCTGCCCGCGGTGGGCGAACGCAATATCGAATACGGCAAGCAGTGGCTCGCCGGCCATGGTTTCCGCCTGAGCCGCGAGCACCTCGCCGGCCAGGGACACCGCCATATCGTGTTCGACGTGGCGACCGGCGACGTCTGGGTGCGCTTCCGTCCGCAGGACGGCATCGCGCTGTCGAAGCCGGACAAATAA
- a CDS encoding CheR family methyltransferase: protein MTLASPLILPAGFTLEPMSDADFARYQALLERLTGIHLAPIKKAMLSGRLAKRLRDRGVNGYGEYFALIDDGGEAQERQIAIDLVTTNETYFFREPKHFDALRERFLPGRQGQPIRVWSAACASGEESYSLAMTLADALGDDGPWEIHGSDISSRVLATAGRGLYPMERAHHIPPHYLKRYCLRGTGDYMGDFLITRELRRHVRFHTVNLIRPLPPELGRFDLVFLRNVIIYFDADTKRRVVESVAATLKPGGWLVVGHSESLLGAPVDLQMELPTIYRKPG, encoded by the coding sequence ATGACGCTGGCGTCGCCCCTCATCCTGCCGGCCGGCTTCACGCTTGAACCGATGAGCGACGCCGACTTCGCGCGCTACCAGGCGCTGCTCGAGCGGCTGACCGGCATCCATCTCGCCCCGATCAAGAAGGCCATGCTGTCGGGCCGGCTGGCCAAGCGCCTGCGCGACCGCGGCGTGAACGGCTACGGCGAGTACTTCGCGCTGATCGACGACGGCGGCGAGGCGCAGGAACGGCAGATCGCGATCGACCTGGTCACCACCAACGAGACTTATTTCTTCCGCGAGCCCAAGCATTTCGACGCGCTGCGCGAGCGCTTCCTGCCCGGCCGCCAGGGCCAGCCGATCCGGGTGTGGAGCGCCGCCTGCGCCAGCGGCGAGGAAAGCTACAGCCTGGCGATGACGCTGGCCGACGCGCTCGGCGACGACGGCCCGTGGGAGATCCACGGTTCCGACATCTCCAGCCGGGTGCTGGCCACCGCCGGCCGCGGGCTCTACCCGATGGAGCGCGCCCACCACATCCCGCCGCACTATCTCAAGCGCTACTGCCTGCGCGGCACCGGCGACTACATGGGCGATTTCCTGATCACCCGCGAGCTGCGCCGCCACGTGCGCTTCCACACCGTCAACCTGATCCGGCCGCTGCCGCCCGAGCTGGGCCGCTTCGACCTGGTGTTCCTGCGCAACGTGATCATCTACTTCGACGCCGACACCAAGCGCCGGGTGGTCGAATCGGTGGCCGCCACGCTCAAGCCCGGCGGCTGGCTGGTGGTCGGCCATTCCGAATCGCTGCTCGGTGCGCCGGTCGACCTGCAGATGGAGCTGCCGACCATCTATCGCAAGCCAGGCTGA
- a CDS encoding chemotaxis protein CheW → MNQALTTRRSNKQPLAEPVEQPQYLTFRLGGETYALEILHIKEIIEYGGLTEVPLMPRFVRGVINLRGAVVPVIDLAVRFGRPATEIGRRTCIVIVEIEFGEQWYDLGVIVDAVDEVLELPNEQIEPAPSFGARLRAEFIRGMGKIGGRFVIVLSLEHALSIDEMAELAGSEGQQDN, encoded by the coding sequence ATGAACCAGGCCCTGACGACCCGACGTAGCAACAAGCAGCCCCTGGCCGAGCCGGTCGAGCAGCCGCAGTACCTGACCTTCCGGCTCGGCGGCGAGACCTATGCGCTCGAGATCCTGCACATCAAGGAGATCATCGAGTACGGCGGCCTGACCGAGGTGCCGCTGATGCCGCGCTTCGTGCGCGGGGTGATCAACCTGCGCGGCGCGGTGGTGCCGGTGATCGACCTTGCCGTGCGCTTCGGCCGGCCGGCCACCGAGATCGGCCGGCGCACCTGCATCGTCATCGTCGAGATCGAGTTCGGCGAGCAGTGGTACGACCTCGGCGTGATCGTCGACGCGGTCGACGAGGTGCTCGAGCTGCCGAACGAGCAGATCGAGCCGGCGCCGAGCTTCGGCGCGCGCCTCAGGGCCGAGTTCATCCGCGGCATGGGCAAGATCGGCGGCCGCTTCGTCATCGTGCTGTCGCTCGAGCACGCGCTGTCGATCGACGAGATGGCCGAGCTGGCCGGCAGCGAAGGCCAGCAGGACAACTGA
- a CDS encoding methyl-accepting chemotaxis protein, translating to MTNTTTKTPVAWFARLSLFNKLLLAFGLMAALLVVLGQMAVYALTQADHRLQATQRDWNDAAFELSAAHVHALRHQRLLRDMAFAPDPTRRDLIQGQLAAHERDFAALLDRYRRTPSLPRERELIETIDGQWPAYQGLAAEVVRHARDGRQDVALSLLLGEVNKAFDPLEQALDDAVTLNAEVARSHMRQSGEFLRDTRNAVFGLVLLGLALAVLLGVLVARYLTRLIGGEPEHAVQLASRVAAGDLRSGIARRLGDERSLMAALDRMNRQLSGIIGELFEAADANVRIASQLEASAQSLSKTAGEQASGIQEACSTLEQIGAGIAQSADHTAETDRLAARAADVASEGGQAVAASVDAMREIARKIGVIDEIAYQTNMLALNAAIEAARAGAHGKGFAVVAQEVRKLAERSQAAAREIGALAQASDSLAARAGGLLDGVLPEIRRTAELVGEINAAGREQTLGIQQINLAVDHLSHSTQSNAASAEELSASAEELHGHARRLKELLAGFRLDAVAAPAEPAPAAPPSVAARDKPRPHTVMVVPPRPPAAGQKPPPSKLPPLAAPRPQPAREVDESQFVRF from the coding sequence ATGACGAATACGACGACGAAGACGCCGGTGGCCTGGTTCGCCCGGCTGTCGCTGTTCAACAAGCTGCTGCTGGCCTTCGGCCTGATGGCGGCGCTGCTGGTGGTGCTGGGCCAGATGGCGGTCTATGCGCTGACCCAGGCCGACCACCGGCTGCAGGCGACCCAGCGCGACTGGAACGACGCCGCCTTCGAGCTGTCGGCCGCCCACGTCCACGCGCTGCGCCACCAGCGCCTGCTGCGCGACATGGCCTTCGCGCCCGATCCGACCCGGCGCGACCTGATCCAGGGCCAGCTGGCGGCGCACGAGCGCGACTTCGCCGCGCTGCTCGACCGCTACCGCCGCACGCCCAGCCTGCCGCGCGAGCGCGAGCTGATCGAGACGATCGACGGCCAGTGGCCGGCCTACCAGGGCCTGGCCGCCGAGGTGGTGCGCCACGCCCGCGACGGCCGCCAGGACGTGGCGCTGAGCCTGTTGCTGGGCGAGGTGAACAAGGCCTTCGATCCGCTCGAACAGGCGCTCGACGACGCGGTCACGCTCAACGCCGAGGTGGCGCGCAGCCATATGCGGCAGAGCGGGGAATTCCTGCGCGACACCCGCAACGCGGTGTTCGGCCTGGTGCTGCTGGGCCTGGCGCTGGCGGTGCTGCTCGGCGTGCTGGTGGCCCGCTACCTGACCCGGCTGATCGGCGGCGAGCCCGAGCACGCGGTGCAGCTGGCCAGCCGGGTGGCGGCCGGCGACCTGCGCAGCGGCATCGCGCGCCGGCTCGGCGACGAGCGCAGCCTGATGGCGGCGCTGGACCGCATGAACCGCCAGCTGTCGGGCATCATCGGCGAACTGTTCGAGGCGGCCGACGCCAACGTGCGCATCGCCTCGCAGCTCGAAGCGTCGGCGCAATCGCTGTCCAAGACCGCCGGCGAGCAGGCCTCGGGCATTCAGGAAGCCTGCTCGACGCTCGAGCAGATCGGGGCCGGCATCGCCCAGAGCGCCGACCACACTGCCGAGACCGACCGGCTGGCCGCACGTGCGGCCGACGTCGCCAGCGAGGGCGGCCAGGCGGTGGCGGCTTCGGTCGACGCGATGCGCGAGATCGCCCGCAAGATCGGCGTGATCGACGAGATCGCCTACCAGACCAATATGCTGGCGCTGAACGCCGCCATCGAGGCGGCGCGCGCCGGCGCGCACGGCAAGGGTTTCGCGGTGGTGGCGCAGGAAGTGCGCAAGCTGGCCGAGCGCAGCCAGGCGGCGGCGCGCGAGATCGGCGCGCTGGCGCAGGCCTCGGACAGCCTGGCGGCGCGCGCCGGCGGCCTGCTCGACGGCGTGCTGCCCGAGATCCGCCGCACCGCCGAGCTGGTCGGCGAGATCAATGCGGCCGGCCGCGAGCAGACGCTGGGCATCCAGCAGATCAACCTGGCGGTCGACCACCTGAGCCACAGCACCCAGAGCAACGCCGCCAGCGCCGAGGAGCTGTCGGCCAGCGCCGAGGAACTGCACGGCCATGCGCGCCGGCTGAAGGAACTGCTGGCCGGCTTCCGCCTCGACGCCGTGGCCGCGCCGGCCGAACCCGCACCGGCAGCGCCGCCGTCCGTCGCCGCCCGCGACAAGCCCAGGCCGCACACCGTGATGGTGGTGCCGCCGCGGCCGCCGGCGGCAGGCCAGAAGCCGCCGCCGTCCAAGCTGCCGCCGCTGGCCGCGCCGCGGCCGCAGCCGGCGCGCGAGGTCGACGAGAGCCAGTTCGTCCGCTTCTGA
- a CDS encoding chemotaxis protein CheA, with amino-acid sequence MNFEAARQAFYEECEELLAAMESALLAVEASSGSARAEHLNAMFRAAHTIKGSAGLFDFGEVVAFTHLCESVLDRVREGEVPITPALIELLFDCRDRIELLVAAVRSGRPAEPAPSTEAGLRSYLGGPQPAAAKAVAVDSRSKVEIEAGGDHLVSSDHWHISLRFGPDVLRNGMDPISFIRYLATIGRIVYLTTLYDLLPEPDLMDPESCYLGFEIEFAAGPQVDKLTIESVFDFIRDDSKVRILPPHAHIAEYIRLIREMPEGTSRLGEILVRGGALTPGELDEVLGIQRDRAEAGEPQQLGTLLVEEQLAPPQAVAAALDKQREHAAQKTREHRVVRVDAGRLDALIDLVGELVIAGAAAQLSASQSGNGALIEAVASLGQLVERIRDEALGLRMVPVGEIFGRFPRVVRDAARELGKDIQLEMSGEETELDKSMVDRIADPLVHLVRNAMDHGIEPTERRRAAGKPDYGTVWLNAFHESGSVVIEVGDDGGGMERQRILRRAIERGLVAPDEVLSDQQILQLVFEPGFSTAETVTSLSGRGVGMDVVKRNIEALKGQIEIDSGEGEGTVIRLRMPLTLAIIDGFRVGVGGVSFVIPLDMVLECLDLPIEQAQADSHYLNLRGEVLPYLPLRTLFEIDGPPPGRPAVVVVQYGEQRAGLVVDRLEGELQAVIKPLGQLFRGVKGLGGSTILGSGAVALILDVPDLIQRAIRDERRRLAQGTARQSRRLAVREEREQ; translated from the coding sequence ATGAATTTCGAAGCGGCCAGGCAGGCCTTCTACGAAGAGTGCGAGGAATTGCTCGCCGCCATGGAGTCCGCCCTGCTGGCGGTCGAGGCGTCGAGCGGCAGCGCGCGCGCCGAGCATCTCAACGCGATGTTCCGCGCCGCCCACACCATCAAGGGTTCGGCCGGGCTGTTCGACTTCGGCGAGGTGGTCGCCTTCACCCACCTGTGCGAGAGCGTGCTCGACCGCGTGCGCGAGGGCGAAGTGCCGATCACGCCGGCGCTGATCGAGCTGCTGTTCGACTGCCGCGACCGGATCGAACTGCTGGTCGCCGCGGTCCGCAGCGGCCGGCCGGCCGAGCCGGCGCCGTCGACCGAGGCCGGCCTGCGCAGCTACCTCGGCGGCCCGCAGCCGGCCGCGGCCAAGGCGGTGGCGGTGGATTCCAGGAGCAAGGTCGAGATCGAGGCCGGCGGCGACCACCTGGTGTCGAGCGACCACTGGCACATCTCGCTGCGCTTCGGCCCGGACGTGCTGCGCAACGGCATGGACCCGATCTCCTTCATCCGCTACCTGGCCACCATCGGGCGGATCGTCTACCTGACCACGCTGTACGACCTGCTGCCCGAGCCGGACCTGATGGACCCGGAGAGCTGCTACCTCGGCTTCGAGATCGAGTTCGCCGCCGGGCCGCAGGTCGACAAGCTGACCATCGAGAGCGTGTTCGACTTCATCCGCGACGACAGCAAGGTCCGCATCCTGCCGCCGCACGCGCATATCGCCGAATACATCCGGCTGATCCGCGAGATGCCCGAAGGCACGTCGCGGCTCGGCGAGATCCTGGTGCGCGGCGGCGCGCTGACGCCGGGCGAGCTCGACGAGGTGCTCGGCATCCAGCGCGACCGCGCCGAGGCCGGCGAGCCGCAGCAGCTCGGCACGTTGCTGGTCGAGGAACAGCTGGCGCCGCCGCAGGCGGTGGCCGCCGCGCTCGACAAGCAGCGCGAGCACGCCGCCCAGAAGACCCGCGAGCACCGCGTGGTGCGCGTCGACGCCGGCCGGCTCGACGCGCTGATCGACCTGGTCGGCGAGCTGGTGATCGCCGGTGCGGCGGCCCAGCTGTCGGCCAGCCAGAGCGGCAACGGCGCGCTGATCGAGGCGGTCGCCTCGCTGGGCCAGCTGGTCGAGCGCATCCGCGACGAGGCGCTGGGCCTGCGGATGGTGCCGGTCGGCGAGATCTTCGGCCGCTTCCCGCGCGTGGTGCGCGACGCCGCGCGCGAGCTGGGCAAGGACATCCAGCTGGAGATGAGCGGCGAGGAGACCGAGCTCGACAAGTCGATGGTCGACCGCATCGCCGATCCGCTGGTGCACCTGGTGCGCAACGCGATGGACCACGGCATCGAGCCGACCGAGCGGCGCCGCGCCGCCGGCAAGCCCGACTACGGCACGGTCTGGCTCAACGCCTTTCACGAATCGGGCAGCGTGGTGATCGAAGTCGGCGACGACGGCGGCGGCATGGAGCGCCAGCGCATCCTGCGTCGCGCGATCGAGCGCGGCCTGGTCGCGCCCGACGAGGTGCTGAGCGACCAGCAGATCCTGCAACTGGTGTTCGAGCCGGGCTTCTCGACCGCCGAGACGGTGACCAGCCTGTCCGGCCGCGGCGTCGGCATGGACGTGGTCAAGCGCAACATCGAGGCGCTCAAGGGCCAGATCGAGATCGATTCGGGCGAGGGCGAGGGCACCGTGATCCGGCTGCGCATGCCGCTCACGCTGGCCATCATCGACGGCTTCCGCGTCGGCGTCGGCGGCGTCAGCTTCGTGATCCCGCTCGACATGGTGCTCGAATGCCTCGACCTGCCGATCGAGCAGGCGCAGGCCGACAGCCACTACCTCAACCTGCGCGGCGAGGTGCTGCCCTATCTGCCGCTGCGCACGCTGTTCGAGATCGACGGCCCGCCGCCGGGCCGGCCGGCGGTGGTGGTGGTGCAATACGGCGAGCAGCGCGCCGGGCTGGTGGTCGACCGGCTCGAGGGCGAGCTGCAGGCGGTGATCAAGCCGCTCGGACAGCTGTTCCGCGGCGTCAAGGGCCTGGGCGGCTCGACCATCCTCGGCAGCGGCGCGGTGGCGCTGATCCTGGACGTGCCGGACCTGATCCAGCGCGCCATCCGCGACGAGCGACGGCGGCTCGCCCAGGGCACGGCCCGCCAGTCGCGCCGGCTGGCGGTGAGGGAGGAAAGAGAACAATGA
- a CDS encoding STAS domain-containing protein: MTISAVYLDGRCILRIDGPLTIYEAGESKLRLLDELNLAQIVEVDLAGVAELDTAGIQLLLLLKREAMRQNKPIAFQGHSKAVLAVIDLYNMAAVFGDPVVISGQGAR; this comes from the coding sequence ATGACCATCTCCGCGGTCTACCTCGACGGCCGCTGCATCCTGCGCATCGACGGCCCGCTCACCATCTACGAGGCCGGCGAATCCAAGCTGCGCCTGCTCGACGAGCTCAACCTGGCCCAGATCGTCGAGGTCGACCTCGCCGGCGTGGCCGAGCTCGACACCGCCGGCATCCAGCTGCTGCTGCTGCTCAAGCGCGAAGCGATGCGGCAGAACAAACCGATCGCCTTCCAGGGCCACAGCAAGGCGGTGCTCGCGGTGATCGATCTCTACAACATGGCGGCGGTGTTCGGCGACCCGGTGGTGATCTCGGGCCAGGGGGCGCGATGA
- a CDS encoding response regulator encodes MAASDSKKTVLIVDDSASLRQVVHIALAHAGYDVIEAADGVEGLSRLDGRRIHLIISDVNMPNMDGIAFVRAVKQLPDYRFTPIIMLTTEAQEDKKIEGQMAGARAWVVKPFQPEQMLRAVGKLILP; translated from the coding sequence ATGGCCGCCTCCGACAGCAAGAAGACCGTCCTGATCGTCGATGATTCAGCCAGCCTGCGGCAGGTGGTCCATATCGCGCTGGCCCACGCCGGCTACGACGTGATAGAAGCCGCCGACGGCGTCGAGGGCCTGTCCCGCCTCGACGGCCGCCGCATCCATCTCATCATCTCCGACGTGAACATGCCGAACATGGATGGCATCGCCTTCGTCCGCGCGGTGAAGCAACTGCCGGACTACCGCTTCACCCCGATCATCATGCTGACCACCGAGGCGCAGGAGGACAAGAAGATCGAGGGCCAGATGGCCGGCGCGCGCGCCTGGGTGGTCAAACCGTTCCAGCCCGAGCAGATGCTGCGCGCGGTCGGCAAGCTGATCCTGCCATGA